A single genomic interval of Celeribacter indicus harbors:
- a CDS encoding FecCD family ABC transporter permease has product MSVAGALQRGRPGQAGLRRRCAWAGAMLGLLALAAMLSVTFGAREVGWSDISAALRGEVTTIAEAAVATRIPRTLLATLAGAALGLAGAAMQGLTRNPLADPGILGVNAGAALAIVIGLAWFGIDSATLYIWTAVAGAALAAAGVYAIASVGRGGATPLKLALAGAAFTAALSSFTTAVVLPRGDIAGLVQSWLVGGVGGATYGQITPVLPFLAAGMLIVLLSARKLNLLALGDDTAAGLGENIVLARAMSAGGAILLCGATTAICGPISFVGLVVPHACRLLVGVDYRWILPLSGISGAVLLLLADVLGRLAARPGELDVGIVTALVGAPVFIWIVRRGKVGAL; this is encoded by the coding sequence ATGAGCGTCGCCGGCGCCTTGCAGCGCGGCCGGCCCGGACAGGCGGGGCTGCGCAGGCGCTGTGCCTGGGCGGGCGCGATGCTCGGCCTCCTGGCGCTCGCCGCGATGCTTTCCGTCACCTTCGGCGCGCGGGAGGTCGGCTGGTCCGACATTTCCGCCGCCCTCCGGGGTGAGGTCACGACCATTGCCGAGGCGGCGGTCGCGACCCGCATTCCGCGCACGCTGCTGGCGACCCTTGCCGGCGCGGCTCTCGGCCTCGCAGGCGCGGCGATGCAGGGGCTGACGCGCAACCCGCTCGCCGATCCGGGCATCCTCGGCGTCAATGCCGGTGCGGCGCTGGCCATCGTCATCGGGCTTGCCTGGTTCGGGATCGACAGCGCAACACTCTATATCTGGACGGCGGTCGCCGGGGCGGCCCTGGCCGCCGCGGGCGTCTATGCGATCGCGAGCGTCGGACGCGGTGGCGCGACACCCCTCAAGCTCGCACTCGCGGGGGCGGCCTTCACCGCGGCGCTCTCCTCCTTCACCACGGCGGTGGTCCTGCCGCGCGGCGATATTGCGGGGCTCGTGCAGTCCTGGCTCGTCGGCGGCGTCGGCGGCGCGACCTATGGCCAGATCACGCCGGTTCTGCCGTTCCTCGCCGCGGGGATGCTCATCGTGCTGTTGTCCGCGCGTAAGCTCAATCTGCTCGCGCTGGGCGACGACACCGCCGCAGGGCTGGGCGAAAACATTGTGCTTGCCCGCGCGATGTCGGCAGGGGGCGCGATCCTGCTCTGCGGTGCGACGACGGCCATCTGCGGCCCGATCAGCTTCGTCGGTCTCGTGGTGCCCCATGCCTGCCGCCTGCTCGTGGGGGTGGATTACCGCTGGATCCTGCCGCTGTCCGGGATCTCGGGGGCGGTGCTGCTGCTGCTGGCCGACGTGCTCGGCCGGCTCGCCGCGCGGCCCGGCGAACTGGATGTCGGCATCGTCACCGCCCTTGTCGGTGCGCCCGTCTTCATCTGGATCGTGCGGCGCGGAAAGGTCGGTGCGCTGTGA
- a CDS encoding iron-siderophore ABC transporter substrate-binding protein encodes MSPQFAKARSLCAGLLAGLSLLAAAAHAQDYPIEIEHAFGKTVIEEKPERVATVAWANHEVPIALGVVPVGFAAANFGDDDGDGVLPWVEAGLEELGAETPVLFDEGDGIDFEAVAATAPDVILAAYSGLSASDYETLSRIAPVVAYPEAAWSTDWRDMIRLNSAGIGMVAEGEALIARLEEEIARTRAAHPELEGKSAMFVTHLSPTDLSRISFYTDNDSRVRFFHDLGLASPQVVKEASEAGRFSGEISAERIDALADVDILVTYGGRPLLDSLSANLLTSRLPAVGRDALVMLRNDPLGTAANPTPMSLPWVLDDYAGLLSDAARHAE; translated from the coding sequence ATGTCTCCGCAGTTCGCGAAAGCCCGATCTCTCTGCGCGGGTCTGCTGGCCGGTCTCTCCCTGCTGGCGGCGGCTGCGCATGCTCAGGACTATCCCATTGAAATCGAGCATGCTTTCGGCAAGACCGTAATCGAGGAAAAGCCCGAGCGTGTCGCGACCGTCGCCTGGGCGAACCACGAGGTTCCGATCGCCCTCGGTGTGGTGCCGGTGGGATTCGCCGCCGCCAATTTCGGTGACGACGACGGCGACGGTGTGCTGCCCTGGGTGGAGGCGGGGCTCGAAGAGCTCGGTGCCGAGACGCCCGTGCTGTTCGACGAGGGCGACGGGATCGACTTCGAAGCGGTCGCGGCGACGGCGCCGGACGTCATCCTTGCGGCCTATTCCGGCCTGAGCGCCTCCGATTACGAGACGCTGAGCCGGATCGCGCCGGTCGTGGCCTATCCGGAGGCGGCCTGGTCGACGGACTGGCGCGACATGATCCGCCTCAACAGCGCCGGCATCGGGATGGTCGCGGAAGGCGAGGCGCTCATCGCCCGGCTCGAGGAGGAGATCGCGCGGACCCGCGCCGCCCATCCCGAACTGGAGGGAAAGAGCGCGATGTTCGTGACGCACCTGTCCCCGACGGATCTAAGCCGCATTTCCTTCTACACTGACAACGACTCGCGCGTGCGGTTCTTCCACGATCTCGGCCTCGCCTCTCCCCAGGTGGTGAAGGAGGCGTCGGAGGCCGGCCGGTTCTCCGGCGAGATCAGCGCGGAGCGGATCGACGCGCTGGCCGATGTCGACATCCTCGTCACCTACGGCGGGCGCCCGCTGCTCGACAGCCTGTCGGCGAACCTGCTCACCTCGCGCCTGCCGGCCGTCGGCCGCGACGCGCTCGTGATGCTGCGCAACGATCCGCTCGGCACCGCCGCCAATCCCACGCCGATGTCGCTGCCCTGGGTGCTCGACGATTACGCCGGGCTCCTGTCGGACGCGGCGCGACACGCGGAATGA